One window from the genome of Streptococcus parasanguinis encodes:
- a CDS encoding glucosyltransferase domain-containing protein: MVEDCKSIFQNLFEYIKKNRAACYLIFVIYLLVNINISLAEFPYIDDIGRQLQGYTGFSEHYSRYFSEITSRFIQGGTHLTDPGLTTNIISSIVLSITSILLLFILFPNKKIDWFTALSSTIVGLNPWFLEPLSFRFDNPFMSLSVFVSILPFIFLKSNKLFSLSSILCIFLMCNSYQASSGIYILVVLTLVFLEFLNDNKLNIQRIIISSVSYILGMILYKVQITIKPPIFADQGRIPGLLDIPATLFNNAKGYLKNIYNQSSNIWIVLAAILIIFLIISVYLVSKEKKLTKTVLAISWLCLGCIFSYGSYLILLEKFYLLRPRYEYGLGIFSSIILIVTLGISTKFHFFEISKKFLILLSVYYVLSFSFIYVDSLKQQNKTFETQSVMLGSTLNKYVSAENRVVNINRFISNSPIYENSALVYPMISSLIMPNTNISWDMTMRFNSLTKLDVDFKMFDINQIDSSYRKVETTKLYDILSKDDQLFVIMK; the protein is encoded by the coding sequence ATGGTTGAGGATTGTAAATCAATATTTCAGAATCTTTTTGAGTATATAAAAAAAAATAGAGCTGCATGTTACCTCATTTTTGTTATCTATTTACTTGTAAATATAAATATTAGTTTAGCAGAATTTCCTTATATTGACGACATTGGTCGACAACTTCAGGGCTACACAGGATTTTCTGAACATTATTCCCGATATTTTAGTGAAATAACATCTCGTTTTATTCAGGGTGGAACCCACTTAACTGACCCTGGTTTGACAACAAATATTATTTCGTCTATTGTTTTAAGTATTACAAGTATTTTATTATTATTTATCTTATTTCCCAATAAGAAGATAGATTGGTTCACTGCACTATCATCAACTATTGTCGGTTTAAATCCTTGGTTCTTGGAGCCATTGAGTTTTAGATTCGATAATCCTTTCATGTCCTTGAGTGTATTTGTGTCTATCTTGCCATTCATTTTTTTGAAGTCCAACAAATTGTTTAGTTTGAGCTCGATATTATGTATTTTTCTAATGTGTAATTCTTATCAAGCATCTTCAGGGATTTATATTTTGGTTGTCCTAACCTTAGTATTTTTAGAATTTCTAAATGATAATAAATTGAATATTCAAAGGATTATTATATCATCCGTATCGTATATTCTAGGTATGATTTTATATAAAGTTCAAATTACAATTAAGCCACCAATTTTCGCAGACCAAGGTAGGATTCCTGGATTGTTAGATATTCCAGCTACGTTATTTAATAACGCAAAGGGGTATTTAAAAAATATTTACAATCAAAGTTCGAATATTTGGATAGTTCTTGCTGCTATTTTAATTATTTTTTTAATCATATCTGTTTATTTGGTAAGTAAAGAAAAGAAATTGACAAAAACAGTTTTAGCAATTTCCTGGTTATGTTTAGGCTGTATCTTTAGTTATGGTTCTTACCTAATTCTTTTAGAAAAGTTCTATCTTTTAAGACCTAGATATGAATATGGATTGGGAATCTTCTCATCAATCATCTTGATTGTAACCTTAGGGATTTCGACTAAATTTCATTTCTTTGAAATATCAAAAAAATTCTTAATATTATTAAGTGTATACTATGTGTTGTCATTCTCGTTCATTTATGTTGATAGTTTAAAGCAACAAAATAAAACATTCGAAACACAGAGTGTCATGTTAGGCAGTACACTTAATAAGTATGTTTCAGCGGAAAATAGGGTGGTTAATATTAATAGGTTTATATCAAATTCACCTATATACGAAAATTCAGCTCTTGTTTACCCCATGATTAGTAGCCTAATTATGCCAAATACAAATATCTCCTGGGATATGACGATGCGATTTAATAGCTTAACGAAACTAGATGTTGATTTTAAAATGTTTGATATAAATCAGATAGATTCTAGTTATAGAAAAGTTGAAACTACAAAATTATACGATATTTTATCTAAAGATGATCAATTATTTGTTATAATGAAATAG
- a CDS encoding glycosyltransferase family 2 protein has translation MTISVVVPCFNEEESIPLFYQAMERVRMEMGEKFEYIFINDGSSDGTLSVLRKLHVTDSNAHYLSFSRNFGKEAALYAGLERANGEFVTVMDVDLQDPPELLLQMKKKLDENSELDCVGTRRVTRDGEPPIRSFFARMFYKLINHISQVEMVDGARDFRLMRRPMVDAILELSEYNRFSKGIFAWVGFETEYLEYKNVERVAGETSWNFWSLFKYSIEGIVNFSDAPLNIAFIGGLLSWILAFIMVILIVIRTLVFGDPTSGWPSLMTVILFLGGFQLLTIGILGKYVGKIFMETKKRPVYVVKEEK, from the coding sequence ATGACCATATCAGTTGTAGTCCCATGTTTTAACGAAGAAGAATCGATTCCATTATTTTATCAAGCGATGGAACGTGTTAGGATGGAGATGGGAGAAAAGTTTGAATATATTTTTATAAATGATGGCTCCTCAGATGGTACGCTATCCGTTCTTCGAAAGCTACATGTTACGGATTCAAATGCGCATTACCTTTCTTTTTCTCGAAATTTCGGAAAAGAAGCAGCACTCTATGCTGGACTTGAGCGTGCTAATGGTGAATTCGTCACAGTTATGGATGTAGATCTACAGGATCCTCCAGAGTTATTGCTTCAAATGAAGAAAAAATTGGATGAAAATTCAGAATTAGACTGTGTCGGTACCCGACGAGTAACTCGGGATGGCGAACCACCAATTCGATCCTTCTTTGCACGCATGTTTTATAAATTGATCAATCATATCAGTCAAGTAGAAATGGTCGACGGTGCGCGTGATTTCCGTTTGATGCGCCGTCCCATGGTCGATGCGATTCTAGAGTTATCAGAATACAATCGCTTTTCAAAAGGAATTTTTGCCTGGGTAGGATTTGAGACAGAGTACCTCGAATATAAAAATGTTGAGCGCGTGGCAGGAGAGACGTCTTGGAATTTTTGGTCCCTCTTCAAATACTCGATTGAAGGGATTGTCAATTTCTCGGATGCCCCATTAAACATTGCCTTTATTGGTGGACTGTTATCTTGGATCTTAGCCTTTATCATGGTGATTCTGATTGTGATCCGCACCTTAGTCTTTGGAGATCCCACTTCTGGATGGCCATCCCTCATGACAGTGATTCTTTTCCTTGGAGGCTTCCAATTATTAACCATCGGGATTTTAGGGAAATATGTTGGTAAAATCTTCATGGAAACTAAGAAACGGCCAGTTTATGTTGTGAAAGAGGAGAAATAA
- a CDS encoding Gfo/Idh/MocA family protein: protein MLKLGIIGTSWISHEFITAAYQTGHYHLQAVYSRKMKTAQEFCEPYRAISCYTDFIDFLDSELDVIYIASPNSLHFAQAKLAILAKKHVIIEKPAVTTPSEWKELVKLANEHQVYLFEAARNYQEAAFQVVKNFLSNQEILGANFTFAKYSSKLPALLAGEMPNIFSDVYAGGALMDLGVYCLYLAIGFFGEPISSHYTAQQLPNSVDLYGQGVLIYPDFQVAIQAGKNITSHLPAEIYTKTGTLTLNAVAAINQARFVSHSGEVIDLPIQPCPHQMQEEAEAFALAIAHQKPAAYLEWLQTAEQVHETLYQMRQSAGIQFKDEKE, encoded by the coding sequence ATGTTAAAGCTGGGAATTATTGGTACGAGTTGGATTTCACATGAATTTATTACAGCTGCTTATCAGACAGGCCACTATCACTTGCAGGCTGTGTATTCGAGAAAGATGAAGACGGCTCAAGAGTTTTGTGAGCCTTATAGAGCGATCTCTTGCTACACGGATTTCATCGACTTCTTAGACAGTGAGCTGGATGTGATTTACATTGCTAGCCCCAATTCTCTTCATTTCGCTCAGGCCAAGCTTGCTATTCTGGCCAAGAAGCATGTCATCATTGAAAAACCGGCTGTGACCACCCCTTCTGAATGGAAGGAATTGGTCAAGCTCGCTAATGAGCACCAGGTCTATCTCTTTGAAGCTGCCAGAAATTACCAAGAAGCAGCCTTTCAAGTAGTTAAAAACTTCCTCTCTAACCAGGAAATACTGGGCGCCAACTTTACCTTTGCCAAATATTCTTCTAAATTGCCGGCCCTTCTTGCAGGTGAAATGCCCAATATTTTCTCAGATGTCTATGCAGGCGGAGCCTTGATGGATCTGGGAGTCTACTGCCTCTACTTGGCGATTGGCTTCTTTGGAGAACCCATCTCCAGCCACTATACTGCTCAGCAATTACCCAATTCGGTTGATCTCTATGGTCAAGGTGTCTTGATTTATCCAGATTTTCAGGTTGCTATTCAGGCGGGGAAAAATATTACCAGCCATCTACCTGCTGAAATCTACACCAAGACTGGAACGCTAACTCTCAATGCTGTGGCAGCCATCAACCAGGCCCGCTTCGTCAGCCATTCTGGGGAAGTCATCGACCTTCCGATCCAGCCCTGCCCACACCAAATGCAAGAAGAGGCGGAAGCCTTTGCCCTTGCCATCGCTCATCAAAAGCCAGCTGCTTATCTTGAATGGTTACAAACAGCTGAGCAGGTCCATGAAACCCTCTACCAAATGCGTCAAAGCGCTGGAATACAATTTAAGGATGAAAAAGAATGA
- a CDS encoding DEAD/DEAH box helicase has protein sequence MKEQFPQSWKDQLETLGFDTFTEIQEQIFSPIYEGENVLGISPTGTGKTLAYLFPSLLKLKSKKAQQLLILAPNTELAGQIFDVTKQWAEPLGLQTQLFLSGSSQKRQIERLKKGPEILVGTPGRIFELIKLKKIKMMNVETIILDEFDQLLSDSQYHFVDKISHYAPRDHQYIYMSATSKVDPDQLEENTLRITVDGVSLDNIQHFYMQVDKRDKVELLRKLAYVEDFRGLAFFNSLSDLGSAEEKLQYRGVEAVSLASDVNVKYRKVILERFKDHQLTLLLATDLVARGIDIEHLECVINYDIPRDVETYTHRAGRTGRMGREGYVITFITHPEELKSLKKYAFVRELVLKNSELFLNE, from the coding sequence ATGAAAGAACAATTTCCACAAAGCTGGAAAGACCAGTTAGAAACACTCGGATTTGATACATTCACTGAAATTCAGGAACAAATCTTCTCCCCTATCTATGAAGGAGAAAATGTCCTCGGGATCAGTCCTACCGGTACTGGTAAGACACTCGCCTACCTCTTTCCAAGCTTGCTCAAACTCAAATCGAAGAAGGCCCAACAACTCTTGATTTTAGCTCCTAATACAGAGTTAGCGGGACAAATTTTTGATGTCACCAAACAATGGGCAGAACCTCTCGGGCTCCAGACCCAACTCTTCCTTTCAGGATCTAGTCAAAAACGGCAAATCGAACGCCTCAAAAAAGGACCCGAAATCCTGGTTGGGACGCCTGGTCGGATCTTTGAACTGATCAAGCTGAAAAAGATCAAAATGATGAATGTGGAAACCATCATTTTAGATGAATTCGACCAATTACTGAGCGATTCTCAGTACCACTTCGTCGACAAGATCAGCCACTATGCTCCCCGTGACCACCAATATATCTATATGAGCGCCACATCCAAGGTCGATCCAGACCAGCTAGAAGAAAATACTCTTCGCATTACGGTTGATGGAGTTTCTTTAGACAATATCCAACATTTTTATATGCAAGTGGATAAGCGGGACAAGGTCGAATTGCTCCGCAAACTCGCCTACGTCGAAGATTTTCGTGGTCTGGCTTTTTTCAACAGCCTATCTGATCTGGGTAGTGCTGAAGAAAAACTACAATACCGGGGGGTCGAAGCTGTATCGCTGGCCAGTGATGTCAATGTAAAATACCGCAAGGTCATTTTGGAGCGCTTCAAAGACCATCAGCTAACCCTATTGCTGGCTACCGATTTGGTCGCTCGTGGAATCGATATTGAACATCTTGAGTGTGTGATTAACTACGATATTCCTCGTGATGTGGAGACCTATACCCACCGCGCCGGTCGTACAGGACGAATGGGGCGTGAGGGTTATGTAATCACCTTTATCACCCACCCAGAAGAACTCAAATCCTTAAAAAAATACGCTTTTGTACGTGAACTGGTTTTAAAAAATTCCGAACTCTTTTTAAATGAATAA
- a CDS encoding polysaccharide deacetylase family protein: protein MRFKHTKTILLIITNLLLLSLLYIGYQKIQRVREQKAYQDQFAKVTQLEKSSEKGKDVQVQEGILGTSYVTAYYPTKDGQPVEIVKEKIQEDLQRLGSDEKTKEPKHLTFYHSEEAEAPFVGYHPIQIKRAEYQYKKGKFIKDETVKLPLFYLDDDSNPLTLSQVFADPDGAKQIFLEELRGNLAFRQLDEESIDQMVAHFSELDLSQWEFQYEKGIFTIPFPTKVKGDDTFTVPLSKFYDVIDTERLLPDDLASYESYIEERHRKMIALTFDDGPDPTTTPQALAILKKYNAKATFFMIGKNVSANPDIAKQVRKEGHQIGNHTWDHPQLPKLSLDNAKKEILDTQEAIQKATGVQTKITRPPYGAINNAIQYGVDQSFIMWDVDSLDWKTHNTTAILNEVKKEVKPGSIILMHDIHQTTIDALPTVLDYLKSQGYTFVTVDELLDYQLESHRIYYNGN from the coding sequence ATGAGATTCAAACACACGAAAACTATTTTATTAATCATTACAAATCTCCTTTTACTGAGTCTTTTGTATATCGGCTATCAAAAGATTCAAAGGGTTCGTGAACAAAAAGCCTATCAGGATCAGTTTGCTAAGGTTACCCAACTTGAGAAAAGCTCTGAAAAAGGGAAAGATGTTCAAGTTCAGGAAGGGATTTTAGGAACTTCTTATGTGACGGCTTATTATCCTACTAAGGATGGACAGCCTGTTGAGATTGTGAAAGAGAAGATCCAAGAAGACCTTCAGCGTCTAGGATCCGATGAGAAAACCAAGGAGCCTAAGCATTTGACCTTCTACCATAGTGAAGAAGCAGAAGCGCCTTTTGTTGGTTATCACCCTATCCAAATCAAACGGGCTGAATACCAGTACAAAAAAGGGAAATTCATCAAAGATGAGACGGTGAAGTTGCCCCTCTTTTACTTGGATGATGATAGTAACCCTTTGACCCTCAGCCAGGTTTTTGCGGATCCAGATGGAGCCAAACAGATCTTTTTGGAGGAATTACGGGGGAATCTAGCCTTTCGTCAGCTGGATGAGGAAAGCATTGATCAAATGGTTGCCCACTTCTCAGAGTTGGATTTGAGCCAATGGGAATTCCAATATGAAAAAGGAATTTTCACTATTCCATTTCCAACCAAGGTTAAGGGAGATGATACCTTCACTGTTCCCTTGTCTAAATTCTATGACGTGATTGATACAGAGCGCTTGCTTCCTGATGATCTAGCTTCTTACGAATCCTATATTGAAGAACGCCACCGTAAGATGATTGCTTTGACCTTTGATGATGGACCAGATCCAACGACGACCCCTCAGGCGCTGGCCATCTTAAAGAAATACAATGCCAAAGCTACCTTCTTTATGATCGGAAAAAATGTCAGTGCGAATCCCGATATTGCTAAGCAAGTCCGCAAAGAAGGTCATCAAATCGGGAACCATACTTGGGATCACCCTCAATTGCCAAAATTGAGCTTGGATAATGCCAAAAAAGAGATCTTGGATACCCAAGAAGCTATTCAAAAAGCGACAGGTGTGCAGACCAAGATTACCCGTCCTCCGTATGGGGCGATCAATAACGCTATCCAATACGGTGTCGACCAATCCTTCATCATGTGGGATGTGGATAGCCTAGATTGGAAGACGCATAATACGACGGCCATTCTCAATGAAGTGAAAAAAGAAGTCAAACCGGGTTCGATTATCCTCATGCATGATATCCATCAAACCACGATTGACGCTCTACCGACCGTCCTTGACTACCTCAAATCACAAGGCTATACCTTTGTAACGGTGGATGAATTGTTGGATTATCAACTTGAAAGTCATCGTATCTATTACAATGGAAATTAA
- the gloA gene encoding lactoylglutathione lyase: MSSKMLHTCLRVENLEKSIAFYQDAFGFEEKRRKDFPDYKFTIVYLALPGDDYELELTYNYDHGPYVIGDGYAHVALSTPDLEGLNAEHKAKGYEVTEPKGLPGTQPNYYFVVDPDGYKVEVIREK, from the coding sequence ATGAGTTCAAAAATGTTGCACACTTGCCTTCGTGTGGAAAACTTAGAAAAATCAATCGCTTTTTACCAAGATGCTTTTGGTTTTGAAGAAAAACGTCGGAAAGATTTCCCAGACTACAAGTTCACGATTGTTTATTTGGCCTTGCCTGGAGATGACTATGAGCTGGAATTGACTTACAATTATGATCATGGTCCATATGTCATCGGAGATGGCTATGCTCACGTTGCCTTGAGTACTCCTGATCTAGAAGGTTTGAATGCGGAACACAAGGCTAAAGGCTATGAAGTGACAGAACCAAAAGGTCTTCCAGGGACGCAACCGAATTACTATTTCGTTGTAGATCCGGATGGGTATAAAGTAGAAGTCATTCGCGAAAAATAA
- a CDS encoding sensor histidine kinase: MLTRIKKTVGEDDFSYFIRYFGLFTLIFSAMTLIIIQVMRSSLYTTVDENLKTLSQDPYSLVAIAYRDQRQSNTKGDDNDHEMMIPDHDKSEPKGDVTSNTTVVLLNKKYENLTTGNGFLNFKTVTFGRKLLNKVSQLQITNSYGKKESYRAYMAELSLSDDESDSDIKYAVVMTNISQLEQTSEEHESQIALIMICFWGISLFASLFLARLSVKPLLESMQKQKAFVENASHELRTPLAVLQNRLETLFRKPEATIMESSENIASSLDEVRNMKLLTTNLLNIARRDDGLKPEMEDIEPSFFDQSFSNFEIIAEENGKIFRGDNQVDKVICSDRTLLKQLMTILYDNALKYTDEDGEIQFEVQLKDKNLLLRVLDNGSGIRDEDKKRIFDRFYRVDKARTRQKGGFGLGLSLAKQIVEAFKGTIQVKDNKPKGTIFEVKLSIKTESRKKNRS, from the coding sequence ATGCTAACCAGAATTAAGAAAACCGTCGGAGAAGATGATTTTTCCTACTTCATCCGATATTTTGGGCTCTTTACTTTGATATTCTCAGCCATGACCTTGATTATCATTCAGGTCATGCGCTCGAGTCTTTATACAACTGTTGATGAGAACCTCAAGACTCTCAGTCAGGATCCCTACTCGCTTGTAGCGATTGCTTATCGAGACCAGCGACAGTCAAATACCAAAGGAGATGATAATGATCATGAGATGATGATCCCAGATCATGATAAATCAGAACCTAAAGGGGATGTCACATCCAATACCACTGTTGTTTTGCTTAATAAAAAATATGAAAACTTGACAACCGGTAATGGGTTTTTAAACTTCAAAACGGTGACGTTTGGTCGGAAGCTCCTCAACAAGGTTTCCCAGCTTCAAATTACAAATAGCTATGGGAAAAAAGAAAGTTACCGGGCCTATATGGCAGAGTTGAGTTTATCTGATGATGAAAGTGATAGTGACATCAAGTATGCGGTTGTCATGACCAATATCAGTCAACTAGAGCAGACCAGTGAAGAGCACGAAAGTCAAATCGCTCTCATCATGATCTGCTTCTGGGGAATCTCCTTATTCGCTAGCCTCTTCTTAGCACGTCTCAGCGTCAAGCCCCTTCTTGAGAGTATGCAAAAGCAAAAGGCTTTCGTGGAAAATGCTTCCCATGAGTTGCGGACGCCTTTAGCAGTTCTGCAAAATCGCCTCGAAACGCTTTTTAGAAAGCCTGAAGCGACCATTATGGAATCGAGTGAGAATATTGCATCCAGCTTGGATGAAGTTCGAAATATGAAGCTTTTGACTACCAACCTTCTCAATATTGCCCGAAGAGATGACGGCTTGAAGCCAGAGATGGAAGATATCGAACCAAGCTTTTTCGATCAGTCCTTCTCGAATTTTGAGATCATTGCAGAAGAAAATGGCAAAATCTTCCGAGGAGACAATCAGGTGGACAAAGTCATTTGTTCTGATAGAACGCTCCTCAAGCAATTGATGACCATTCTCTATGACAATGCCTTGAAGTATACCGATGAAGATGGTGAGATCCAGTTTGAAGTTCAATTGAAGGATAAAAATCTTCTTTTGAGAGTGCTGGATAATGGTTCAGGGATTCGAGATGAGGATAAGAAACGGATCTTTGATCGTTTTTACCGGGTCGACAAGGCCAGAACCCGTCAAAAAGGTGGATTTGGTTTGGGGTTATCCCTCGCTAAGCAGATCGTAGAAGCCTTTAAAGGGACCATTCAAGTCAAAGATAATAAACCAAAAGGGACCATCTTTGAAGTGAAATTATCCATTAAGACGGAAAGTCGTAAAAAAAATCGTTCATAA
- a CDS encoding response regulator transcription factor, which yields MIKILLVEDDLGLSNSVFDFLDDFADVMQVFDGEEGLYEAESGIYDLILLDLMLPEKDGFHVLKELREKGVTTPVLIMTAKESLDDKGHGFELGADDYLTKPFYLEELKMRIQALLKRSGKVNENTLNYGNLKVNLSTNSTYVDGKEVELLGKEFDLLVYFLQNQNVILPKTQIFDRLWGFDSDTTISVVEVYVSKIRKKLKGTDFVESLQTLRSVGYILKDANQN from the coding sequence ATGATTAAAATTCTATTGGTCGAAGATGACCTTGGTTTGTCAAATTCAGTATTTGATTTTTTAGATGATTTTGCGGATGTCATGCAGGTCTTTGACGGAGAAGAAGGCCTTTACGAAGCAGAAAGCGGGATCTATGATTTGATTTTGCTGGACCTCATGCTTCCTGAAAAAGACGGTTTCCATGTCTTGAAAGAATTGCGTGAAAAAGGCGTGACAACCCCTGTTTTGATCATGACAGCCAAAGAAAGTCTGGATGACAAGGGACACGGATTTGAGCTAGGGGCAGACGATTACCTCACTAAGCCTTTCTACCTAGAAGAGCTTAAGATGCGGATTCAAGCCCTCTTGAAGCGCTCAGGAAAGGTCAATGAAAACACCCTTAATTATGGCAATTTGAAGGTCAACTTATCTACCAATTCGACTTATGTGGATGGGAAAGAAGTGGAACTTCTTGGGAAGGAATTTGATCTTCTGGTCTACTTCCTTCAAAACCAAAATGTCATCCTTCCAAAAACACAGATTTTCGATCGCCTTTGGGGCTTTGACAGTGATACGACCATCTCTGTTGTTGAGGTATATGTTTCAAAAATCCGTAAAAAATTAAAAGGTACCGATTTCGTTGAGAGCTTGCAAACATTGCGCAGTGTGGGGTATATCTTAAAAGATGCTAACCAGAATTAA
- a CDS encoding biotin transporter BioY, whose amino-acid sequence MKKIFPLVLISIGVAMISVLSQFTIPFGPIPLTLQTLMIGIIGTIYKPSHAFVTVCLYLLLGFLGFPVFAGGAGGASHFLGPTAGFLLFFPFRAWITSLFTSAKSSLVTIFLANLLSSALLFVSGAIGFMLVTHTDLQKAFTLVVAPFILADLIKLVIITITSKAIFASLKHHWYFK is encoded by the coding sequence ATGAAGAAAATCTTTCCCTTAGTTCTCATCTCCATTGGAGTGGCCATGATCTCCGTCCTATCTCAATTCACCATTCCCTTTGGTCCAATTCCTTTGACCCTGCAGACACTCATGATCGGGATCATCGGGACCATCTATAAACCCAGCCATGCCTTTGTCACAGTCTGTCTCTACCTACTTTTAGGCTTCTTAGGTTTTCCAGTATTTGCCGGCGGTGCTGGTGGCGCTTCGCATTTCCTTGGTCCTACTGCTGGTTTCCTCCTCTTCTTCCCATTCCGAGCATGGATCACGTCTCTGTTCACGAGTGCTAAATCCAGCCTTGTCACTATCTTTTTGGCCAATCTCCTCAGTAGTGCTCTCCTCTTTGTGTCAGGAGCTATCGGCTTTATGCTGGTCACGCATACCGATCTCCAAAAAGCATTTACTTTGGTCGTTGCTCCCTTTATCCTTGCTGACCTCATCAAACTGGTCATCATCACGATCACCAGCAAGGCAATTTTTGCCAGCCTCAAACACCACTGGTATTTCAAATAA